Sequence from the Acidimicrobiales bacterium genome:
GAACTCATCACCACCATCGCCACGATCGGTGCCCCCTACGACGTCACACTCGACGAGCTTCGCCTGGAAACGTTCTTCCCAACCGACGAAGCGACGACCGCCACGCTCTCGAGGTGGGCCGAGACGTCGCAGCAGACTGCTCAGAGGTAGGGGTTCCGATTCCCCCCACCGCCCGTCTCGGGCCAGGAAATGGTTGCTCTTGGAGGAGGCGGCCTGGTTCCCCGACGAGGACCGGTACTCACACGGTGACGAGGTCGCCCCCGTCGTCGCGCAGATGGTGGATCTCCGAGAGGCTGCGGATCACGCGGCGGTGACCCTCGAACGCGATGCGATGCACCGAGCAGTGCTCGGGACGGAAGAACATGTCCTCGTCGACTCCGAGCATGTGTGCGAGGTACGCGTTGATGACCCCGCCGTGGCAGGCGACGACGACGGTCTCTCCCGCGTGAGAGGCCAGGATCCCCTCGATGGCACGGGTAACGCGGGTGCGCAGCTCGGGGCCCGTCTCCGACATCGGGTAGACCTCCCAACGGCGTTCGTTGACGAAGCGCTCGGCGGCCCCACGTCGCACGACAGCCTCGAGCGCCTCGGTGAGCGACGCTCCTTCGGGGATGTCGCGTAGCACGCCGATCTCACGCAGGTCGTGGACCCGTGTGGACCCGATGTCGTGCGCCGCGGC
This genomic interval carries:
- a CDS encoding histidine phosphatase family protein encodes the protein MSTDDESRRHVEEFLSNPLDRAFLSHPETAGTLVLVRHGQQQRLGSSYPLAERIDPPLTDLGERQIRAVAAHLSSEPVDVVYSSTMRRAVATAEVIAAAHDIGSTRVHDLREIGVLRDIPEGASLTEALEAVVRRGAAERFVNERRWEVYPMSETGPELRTRVTRAIEGILASHAGETVVVACHGGVINAYLAHMLGVDEDMFFRPEHCSVHRIAFEGHRRVIRSLSEIHHLRDDGGDLVTV